TCGtctctctttctcttgttatccttcttttctttcttttccttctttttttccttcttttcttcttcttcgtcatcagAATCAGATTCAGATTCAGATTCAGATTCAGATTCTGCCTTTATAGTATCAGCGTCCGCGTTGTAGGCCCTACCTTCAGTCATTTCCACCTTCTTAGCTTCACGAACAACCTTTGGAGTAGTTCTCAAATCTCTACCTTCTAATTGGGATAATCTGTTTTCTACTTTAGCCCTTGATTCTAGACCAATATCACCAGAGTCATCTCTATCTTCAGCTAAGGCATCATAACGTAATGAGACGGCAGCTTTGGCAGCCAAAACTCTTGCAATCTTACCCTTGTTTTTACCGGTAGCTTGACCAACAAGAGAGGCATGGTATAGCAAACCATACTTTGGTGTATCATGCTTGGTCTTCAAAGCCCTGAATAAGGCCTTTTCTGCACCTAATATTTGAATGGTAGAAGCTGGAGATTTGGCCAGGGAAATCAGAGAACCAGAGTGAGCAATGAGTCTAGCACCGACTAGTTCACCCACCAATTGAGTCAAGTTAGGAGCAATGGCCTTCATTCTTGCAGACAAGTAGTTGGACAGTTGCTCCCTGTAAGCAGCAAAATCAACGATTTGTTCGGCTAAAGCGTTAATGTTGTCCAAATCTGTCTGAGTAATTTCAGTACCCATAGACACCTCGGCAGCAGTCTTAACAcgttcttcaatttcttctggtAAGATTTCACTCAAATCAGTTTCAGAAGCCTTAGATCTAATACCCATTGTTAAAATAATTCTAGCATAAGCGACAGAGTCAGTAACAATCTTAGCTAGTTCAGGGAAATGCCACCCGTACCATTCTTTACATCTCATGGCATATGTGTTTAATTCTTTATCTAAATCATCCAATAGAGCAATAGCCTGAATAATCATGACATCAACTTTGTCAGCAGAAAACTTCAACTTATGACGGCCGATGGAATGGGCTAAACCTAAAGACATCTTACTTAGATCGTTGTCAGACATACCTGGCAGCAATTCTGGCAAGTATTCCTTGACAGCTCTATAAATATCTAGGGTAACAGCATCGGAAACAACGTTGAAGTTCAATCCCAACTTATTAATAGCGTTTGCTAGCTTGGTTTCACTGACAATCAAGGTCGACTTCTTGtcctttttgatttcttctagAAGTTTTTCTAATTGGGAGGAAACTTTACCTTCAATGATGGAGTTCGCTTCCTCCAAAGCATTAGCTGCAGAGTTAAACTTAGAAAAGGCGGCGATCTTAAATTCCTTCAAGACTTTGTCAGAGCTatccaaatcttgaatCAAGCTTGAAGATTTGTAGATTTTCTTATCAGAGGCTTTCAAAAGAGCATAACCAGCTGAAGTTTCAGTTAAAACATAAGCCATTGTGCGAAGAGGTTGAGGTTGTACTGCTAGTTTTGTATCGATCggtattttcaaaaataacatacataaaatatttgcaAAGGCATAaatatttttgcttttctgaaaattttcgatgaggttgaaaaattttccacatttctttttctctgtAAACGTGAAAAGCGATATTACAATAACTTGATGTAACAAGTTAATAATAACAAAGAATAGATTAATACGCTGGCGCTGTGCTATGATAGATGTTAACGTACTTAGGATTTCGATCATGACTCTTGCAATATAACCTTTTCACAAAGCCCTTTATGATGAGGTTATCATAATTACTTCTTGACACTGTTGAGGAAATGAGAAGAGGGACAACTTTACCTGTAAAACTACGCTACAAGTTTACTCTTGAGTAATATCCTACTCGCTTTCATCCGTCCATCGAAATTTAAGGTTATTAATCAATATTGGGTATATGATGTAAAAAGCATCGTAAACAAATCCATCTAATGGTGTGAAAAATATGGAAATACTGTTCTAATTTACACAGGTTCTAAGTCTATACTTATGTGATATATGAtacttaaaaaaaaaatatggatGTCAAAATCGAAGATGTACTGGATATTTATTACAAATAAGCGTAATAGTTTAATTCATTGCTATTGTAGGAAGAGGCCgatgaagaatataaaaCATACCATTTTCTGGGATATATGCTTTTcacttcttgaaaattttgattacCGCATTCATGAAAAGTGATGATAACACAGGAATAGTAAAGTTATCATCCCAGTTAAACAAATCAATACCTTCACTTAAGGCAGCAACTACACCGCCCAAGAAAGATAACGTGCTCAAACTCAACTTGCTTGTTTCCGGAGTCCATTCAATATCTCCAGGCTTGTTTAGGTAGTCGTAGGTTGGAACGAAGTAACCATAAAATACCCAACAAGTGATGACGCCCACTGTAAATGCAGCTATCGAACCCGCGAAGGATTTGTTCCTTGCCAATTTGGGCGTTAAATGACCATACTTTCTTCCGATGGTTGCAGCGGCTGTATCGGACCAACTCAGCAAAAACAATGATATCAAAGCAAtatctttggaaaaaaatttgaaagaaaagatcaaacCAAGGATGTACCACAATACCCCATTATAGGTGtggatttctttttttctcatcagTGCACCTACAGTTCTACAATAGAgtatattgaaaaagggcCAGTTTAATCTTATTAAATCCAAAATAAACATTATGATGAAGCCATATATCAAGGGCCATAAAACATCTTTATAATTAATGCCTTGAGTATATAGATATAGTGTGATAAAACCAATGGATGAATGGAAAACTTTACGTGGGATTTCGTGTTTTGTTATGAAATCGCCAAACCATTCGTGTGACTTCAGGTGTATTTCCGTCACTGGAACATGTGCATCATCATCGCTACTACTTTCATCTTTTGCAGGACACGTTTCCTTCGCCAAGTCCTGATGACTCTTGGAAAACAGTCTCTGTTTAACTTCTGTGCGCGGCTCTAACGTGTTACTTGAAAGGGCAAAGCCATCGTCATTCCCCATGCTGTCTGTATCCTCTGTCTGAATATGAGTAATGAGACCTTATAAAAGTCTGTTTACGTAATGCCCAAATCCTTCAAGATTGCATCATCTAGAAATCAGCTACGTTTTATATTTATCGTCAGAAAAAGAGATCGGCTGTTACCCGCCGTGGACcctgaaaaatatcatgcACGAGATCGAATTCATAAAGTAAGGACGTGGGAtataaagaagaagacacAGGATATACTTTAAATTTCCTTAGAATCTACAAAATGAATTatacaaaattttattataCTAAAAAACGTAGAAATATCTTGTCGGCTTAGTAGAAGGTTGATGGTCTCTTGTAAGAGAAAGTCTTG
The DNA window shown above is from Saccharomyces kudriavzevii IFO 1802 strain IFO1802 genome assembly, chromosome: 15 and carries:
- the NOP58 gene encoding RNA-processing protein NOP58 (similar to Saccharomyces cerevisiae NOP58 (YOR310C); ancestral locus Anc_8.787) encodes the protein MLFLKIPIDTKLAVQPQPLRTMAYVLTETSAGYALLKASDKKIYKSSSLIQDLDSSDKVLKEFKIAAFSKFNSAANALEEANSIIEGKVSSQLEKLLEEIKKDKKSTLIVSETKLANAINKLGLNFNVVSDAVTLDIYRAVKEYLPELLPGMSDNDLSKMSLGLAHSIGRHKLKFSADKVDVMIIQAIALLDDLDKELNTYAMRCKEWYGWHFPELAKIVTDSVAYARIILTMGIRSKASETDLSEILPEEIEERVKTAAEVSMGTEITQTDLDNINALAEQIVDFAAYREQLSNYLSARMKAIAPNLTQLVGELVGARLIAHSGSLISLAKSPASTIQILGAEKALFRALKTKHDTPKYGLLYHASLVGQATGKNKGKIARVLAAKAAVSLRYDALAEDRDDSGDIGLESRAKVENRLSQLEGRDLRTTPKVVREAKKVEMTEGRAYNADADTIKAESESESESESDSDDEEEEKKEKKKEKKEKKDNKRKRDDDEDSKDSKDSKKSKKDKKEKKEKKEKKEKKEKKEKKDKKEKKEKKEKKSKKEKK
- the DGK1 gene encoding diacylglycerol kinase (similar to Saccharomyces cerevisiae DGK1 (YOR311C); ancestral locus Anc_8.788); this encodes MGNDDGFALSSNTLEPRTEVKQRLFSKSHQDLAKETCPAKDESSSDDDAHVPVTEIHLKSHEWFGDFITKHEIPRKVFHSSIGFITLYLYTQGINYKDVLWPLIYGFIIMFILDLIRLNWPFFNILYCRTVGALMRKKEIHTYNGVLWYILGLIFSFKFFSKDIALISLFLLSWSDTAAATIGRKYGHLTPKLARNKSFAGSIAAFTVGVITCWVFYGYFVPTYDYLNKPGDIEWTPETSKLSLSTLSFLGGVVAALSEGIDLFNWDDNFTIPVLSSLFMNAVIKIFKK